One region of Chloroflexota bacterium genomic DNA includes:
- a CDS encoding GuaB3 family IMP dehydrogenase-related protein — translation MAAPKFKDMERAYGFEEVAIVPGDITINPDQANTDFKIGNFTFSIPILAAAMDAAVDPNFAILMHKLGGLAVLNLDGVQARYKKPEEILAQIVQAPDTEVTSLLQKVYSEPIKEELIGERIQTIKRAGATCAVSLIPATTKRLSMVAKEAGADIVVVQSTVTTARHISKSYRGLIFSELCQTLGLPIIVGNCVTYSAALELMRTGIDGILVGVGPGAACTTREVLGVGVPQVTATMNCAAAREAYFKETDKYVALITDGGIRTGSDLCKAFASGADAVMLGSIMAQSTEAPGKGYHWGMSHPHPSLPRGTRIKAGIRAPLERLLFGPTSVTDGTENFVGALRTAMGTCGALTIKDMHKVKMVIAPAIKTEGKYFQAIQGMCSS, via the coding sequence ATGGCAGCACCGAAATTTAAAGATATGGAACGCGCTTACGGCTTTGAAGAGGTTGCCATTGTCCCCGGGGACATAACCATCAATCCTGACCAGGCAAATACAGATTTCAAAATCGGGAACTTCACCTTCTCCATCCCTATTCTGGCGGCAGCTATGGACGCTGCGGTTGACCCGAACTTTGCCATTCTCATGCATAAGCTTGGCGGACTGGCGGTTCTCAATCTTGACGGTGTCCAGGCAAGATATAAAAAGCCCGAAGAGATTCTGGCTCAAATTGTTCAAGCTCCTGATACTGAGGTAACCTCGCTGCTCCAGAAGGTCTACTCAGAGCCTATCAAAGAGGAGCTTATCGGCGAGCGCATTCAGACAATAAAGCGGGCCGGGGCTACCTGCGCCGTCTCCCTAATTCCAGCCACCACCAAACGACTGTCAATGGTTGCCAAAGAAGCCGGTGCCGATATAGTTGTAGTTCAGTCTACAGTCACCACCGCCCGCCACATCTCTAAAAGCTACCGCGGCCTCATCTTCTCTGAACTATGCCAGACCCTAGGCCTGCCCATCATAGTTGGTAATTGCGTTACCTATAGCGCTGCCCTGGAATTAATGAGAACTGGCATCGATGGCATCCTGGTTGGCGTTGGTCCCGGAGCTGCTTGTACTACCAGAGAGGTCCTCGGCGTCGGCGTTCCACAAGTAACAGCCACAATGAATTGCGCCGCTGCCCGCGAAGCTTACTTCAAGGAAACCGATAAATATGTGGCATTGATCACCGACGGCGGCATACGGACCGGCAGCGACCTGTGCAAGGCCTTCGCCTCAGGAGCTGATGCAGTGATGCTCGGCTCAATCATGGCACAGTCCACAGAAGCTCCAGGTAAGGGCTACCACTGGGGTATGTCTCATCCTCACCCCTCATTACCCAGAGGCACCAGAATTAAGGCGGGCATACGGGCTCCGCTGGAACGCCTCCTCTTCGGTCCCACCTCGGTTACCGACGGCACTGAAAACTTCGTCGGTGCTTTGCGCACGGCTATGGGCACCTGCGGTGCCCTTACCATTAAGGACATGCACAAGGTCAAGATGGTTATCGCCCCGGCCATAAAGACCGAAGGCAAGTATTTCCAGGCAATACAGGGAATGTGCTCCAGCTAG
- a CDS encoding ABC transporter ATP-binding protein, whose protein sequence is MTSQNNVKMRIENLCLSFGGVRALVDVSLDVRDKEILAIIGPNGAGKTCILNCINGFYKPQEGEIYYEGRKITRLRPDKIAKMGIARTFQNIELYSGLSTLDNLMAARHVLMKQSTLSSALYFGPAHKEEIEHRKAVEDIIDFLEIEPIRKKVVGALPYGMRKRVELGRALALEPKILLLDETMAGMNLEEKEDIARFIIDIFEGQGETYPETPALRDGVSCIVLVEHDMGVVMDIADRIVVLDFGRKIAEGTPDEIKTNPQVISAYLGTEQVKS, encoded by the coding sequence ATGACGAGCCAGAATAACGTAAAGATGCGTATTGAAAACCTCTGCCTCTCCTTCGGCGGAGTTAGAGCCCTTGTAGATGTAAGCCTGGATGTACGAGACAAGGAGATTTTGGCTATCATCGGGCCTAACGGCGCCGGCAAGACGTGCATACTCAACTGCATAAACGGCTTCTATAAGCCACAAGAAGGGGAAATATACTACGAAGGACGAAAAATAACCCGGCTTCGCCCGGACAAGATAGCCAAAATGGGCATAGCCAGAACTTTCCAGAATATCGAGCTTTATTCCGGCCTGAGCACCTTAGACAATCTAATGGCTGCCAGGCATGTCCTGATGAAGCAAAGCACGCTCAGCAGCGCTCTATATTTCGGCCCGGCCCACAAGGAGGAAATTGAACACCGTAAAGCAGTGGAGGATATCATCGACTTCCTGGAAATAGAACCAATTAGAAAAAAGGTGGTCGGCGCTCTGCCTTACGGAATGCGGAAGCGAGTTGAACTGGGCAGGGCACTGGCGCTGGAGCCAAAAATACTGCTACTCGACGAAACGATGGCAGGCATGAACTTGGAAGAAAAGGAAGACATCGCCCGGTTCATCATAGATATATTCGAGGGACAGGGAGAAACATATCCCGAAACGCCAGCATTAAGAGACGGGGTTAGCTGTATAGTCCTGGTGGAGCATGACATGGGGGTGGTGATGGATATTGCTGACAGGATCGTGGTTCTTGATTTCGGGCGCAAGATTGCCGAGGGCACGCCAGATGAAATCAAAACCAACCCGCAGGTCATATCAGCGTATCTGGGAACGGAACAAGTCAAAAGTTAA
- a CDS encoding lysine transporter LysE, whose amino-acid sequence MEASLGLFLLSAAGISLSGVMMPGPLTAATIAKGYREQNAGIFIALGHAVIELPLMALIYFGFAQFFASPEIKKVIGLAGGLMLIVMGVMVLRSMRKNLGEAADLPYSSLVTGIMLTGANPYFFLWWATIGIALIVTAAQFGIWGLLIFAVVHWSCDLVWEQCVSMSVFRTRHLWTQKVQRIVFGICSAVLVGFGVWFCVSVFV is encoded by the coding sequence ATGGAGGCAAGTCTCGGCCTATTTCTACTTTCAGCCGCTGGTATATCCCTTTCCGGTGTTATGATGCCCGGCCCTCTTACTGCAGCCACCATTGCTAAAGGCTACCGGGAGCAAAACGCCGGCATCTTTATCGCTCTGGGGCATGCAGTTATCGAACTGCCCCTAATGGCACTTATCTATTTCGGTTTTGCCCAGTTCTTTGCCTCTCCGGAGATTAAAAAGGTCATCGGTCTGGCTGGCGGCCTGATGCTGATTGTTATGGGTGTGATGGTGCTGCGGAGTATGCGAAAAAACCTGGGAGAAGCTGCTGATTTACCATATAGCTCCCTAGTTACCGGGATTATGTTGACTGGGGCTAACCCGTATTTCTTTTTGTGGTGGGCGACTATTGGGATAGCCCTGATAGTCACTGCTGCTCAGTTTGGCATCTGGGGCTTGCTGATTTTCGCTGTGGTGCACTGGTCGTGTGATTTAGTTTGGGAACAGTGCGTTTCAATGAGTGTGTTCAGGACAAGGCATCTTTGGACGCAGAAAGTGCAGCGTATTGTCTTTGGTATCTGCTCTGCTGTTCTGGTCGGCTTTGGCGTCTGGTTCTGTGTTTCCGTTTTTGTTTAG